Proteins from a genomic interval of Bradyrhizobium sp. CCGB01:
- the tnpB gene encoding IS66 family insertion sequence element accessory protein TnpB (TnpB, as the term is used for proteins encoded by IS66 family insertion elements, is considered an accessory protein, since TnpC, encoded by a neighboring gene, is a DDE family transposase.): MMFVPAGVKVHLALGYTDMRKGMDGLAMLVQDVLKKDPFCGHLFAFRGKKASVLKILFWDGNGLCLFTKRIDQDGFVWPVMAGHDGSITLTPAQLAMLIEGIDWRVPERVWKPAIAG, encoded by the coding sequence ATGATGTTCGTTCCTGCGGGCGTGAAGGTGCATCTGGCGTTGGGTTACACCGACATGCGTAAAGGCATGGACGGGCTCGCGATGCTTGTCCAGGACGTGTTGAAGAAGGATCCGTTCTGCGGTCATCTCTTTGCCTTCCGCGGCAAGAAGGCATCGGTGTTGAAGATCCTGTTCTGGGACGGCAACGGGCTTTGCCTGTTCACCAAACGCATCGACCAAGATGGCTTCGTGTGGCCCGTGATGGCCGGCCATGACGGTTCGATTACGCTCACACCGGCGCAGCTCGCGATGCTGATCGAGGGCATCGATTGGCGCGTTCCGGAACGCGTTTGGAAGCCCGCGATTGCCGGCTGA
- a CDS encoding IS66 family transposase — protein MQLDLNNLPCDPELLQRLVCDIAAAIDHRDTEIERLKSIIKQLQRMQFGRSSERIDPDQFALGLEDIDSDIARVQEGQPAVISEAPTAQARRRALPDHLPREDVRLDVESEVCNCCGGTLHLVGESVSEMLDWVPAQLRVVRTTRPKYACRACDRVMQAPAPERVIAGGLATPALLAHVLISKYCDHLPLYRQSQILARHSVDLCRSTLAGWVGGACWWLEALHERLCKNVFASDHLFADDTPIPVLDPGRGRTKTARLWVYARDQRPWGGPEPPAAIYLFAPDRRAERPVAHLADFRGILDVDGYAGFEQLADKEGITLAACWSHSRRKFYDVAEATGSPVATHALRRIGELYAIEARIRGRSPADRLAERRTFSKPIADALNVWLDAQLRLVSGRSTLAEAIRYALSRWHGLTRFLHDGRVELDTNPVERAIRPVALGRKNHLFAGSDGGGQRWAVVCSLIATCKLNDVEPYAYLRDVLQRMIDGHPVNRLDELLPWSWKPADHVKT, from the coding sequence ATGCAGCTCGATCTCAACAATCTTCCTTGCGATCCTGAGCTTCTGCAGCGTCTGGTGTGCGACATTGCCGCTGCCATTGACCACCGCGATACTGAGATCGAGCGCCTCAAATCGATCATCAAACAGCTGCAGCGAATGCAGTTCGGACGCAGCTCCGAGCGCATTGATCCCGATCAGTTCGCGCTCGGCCTGGAAGATATCGACAGCGACATTGCCCGCGTTCAGGAAGGCCAGCCGGCGGTCATCTCCGAAGCTCCGACGGCGCAAGCGCGACGCAGAGCTTTGCCGGATCACCTGCCGCGCGAAGACGTTCGGCTCGATGTCGAAAGTGAGGTCTGCAACTGCTGCGGCGGCACTCTTCACCTGGTTGGCGAAAGCGTTAGCGAGATGCTGGACTGGGTGCCCGCTCAGCTTCGTGTCGTGCGCACCACGCGTCCCAAATACGCCTGTCGGGCCTGCGACAGGGTGATGCAGGCACCCGCGCCGGAGCGGGTGATAGCCGGCGGCCTTGCAACGCCGGCGCTGCTTGCGCACGTGTTGATAAGCAAGTACTGCGATCACCTTCCGCTCTATCGACAGTCTCAGATCCTTGCCCGCCACAGCGTCGATCTCTGTCGTTCGACGCTCGCCGGCTGGGTCGGCGGCGCATGCTGGTGGCTCGAGGCGCTGCACGAACGACTGTGCAAGAACGTCTTCGCGTCCGACCATCTGTTTGCCGACGACACGCCGATCCCCGTGCTCGATCCCGGTCGCGGACGAACCAAGACGGCGCGGCTTTGGGTCTACGCCCGTGACCAGCGGCCATGGGGTGGACCCGAGCCTCCGGCCGCAATCTATTTGTTCGCCCCGGATCGCCGAGCCGAGCGACCCGTCGCGCATCTTGCGGACTTCAGGGGCATCCTGGATGTCGACGGATATGCTGGCTTCGAGCAGCTGGCCGACAAGGAGGGGATCACTCTCGCCGCGTGCTGGAGCCACTCTCGCCGCAAGTTCTACGACGTAGCCGAGGCCACCGGGTCGCCTGTGGCAACACACGCCTTGCGCCGGATCGGCGAACTCTACGCGATCGAAGCGCGTATCCGCGGACGATCGCCCGCTGACCGGCTTGCTGAGCGCAGGACGTTCTCCAAGCCAATCGCTGACGCTCTGAATGTTTGGCTGGATGCGCAGCTCCGGCTCGTGTCGGGTCGCAGCACGCTCGCCGAAGCAATCCGCTATGCGCTCTCGCGCTGGCATGGATTGACGCGATTCCTGCATGATGGCCGCGTCGAGCTCGACACCAATCCCGTCGAACGCGCGATCCGTCCCGTCGCGCTCGGCCGCAAGAACCATCTGTTCGCCGGCAGCGACGGCGGTGGGCAGCGCTGGGCAGTCGTCTGTTCGTTGATTGCGACCTGCAAGCTCAACGACGTCGAACCTTACGCATACCTGCGTGACGTGCTGCAGAGGATGATCGACGGACATCCCGTCAACCGTCTCGACGAATTGCTGCCGTGGAGCTGGAAGCCGGCTGATCATGTCAAGACCTGA
- a CDS encoding lytic transglycosylase domain-containing protein gives MLAQAVAQASNPFAAFVDEASKRFAIPVNWIGSVINVESARDVHAKSPKGAMGLMQIMPATWAELRERYDLGNDPYDPRDNILAGTAYLRELLDRYGSPGVFAAYNAGPSRYEEHLAGGSLPEETRAYVAKLANLLGIELPPRWTSSGQSAAAATLFVTRSGLMKTRVRLPAHLPSGGVTTAISAPDVSPMVPRPIGMFVPRSDSGASQ, from the coding sequence GTGTTAGCTCAAGCGGTTGCTCAGGCAAGCAACCCGTTTGCAGCTTTCGTCGACGAAGCCTCGAAGCGTTTTGCAATTCCGGTGAACTGGATCGGTTCGGTCATCAACGTCGAAAGCGCTAGAGACGTGCACGCCAAGTCGCCCAAAGGCGCAATGGGCCTAATGCAGATCATGCCGGCGACTTGGGCGGAACTTCGCGAGCGCTACGATCTCGGGAACGACCCCTACGACCCGCGCGACAACATTCTGGCCGGCACGGCATATCTGCGCGAACTGCTCGACCGGTACGGCTCGCCTGGCGTGTTTGCCGCATACAACGCGGGACCATCTCGCTATGAAGAGCATCTCGCAGGCGGCTCTCTGCCAGAGGAGACGCGAGCCTACGTCGCGAAGCTTGCAAATCTACTTGGCATCGAATTGCCGCCGAGATGGACGTCCAGCGGACAGTCAGCAGCAGCTGCAACGCTATTCGTTACGCGATCCGGTCTTATGAAAACACGCGTTCGGTTGCCGGCGCACTTGCCGTCGGGCGGCGTCACAACTGCAATCTCTGCGCCCGATGTTTCGCCCATGGTCCCCCGGCCAATCGGCATGTTCGTCCCTCGATCGGATTCGGGAGCATCGCAATGA
- a CDS encoding S26 family signal peptidase, which produces MMGRLKTLTVTFGAAAALVATIMLEPLPLYIWNASASVPIGLYRLRPRMRFDVTELVAVQPPEPLATFLDLNGYLPIGLPMLKRVLALPGQTVCRSGLTISVDDIAVGEARDRDRRGRPLPKWQGCRVVGDGELFLMNWQSHDSLDGRYFGFLPASAVIGRALPLWTWEE; this is translated from the coding sequence ATGATGGGCCGCCTGAAGACGCTGACCGTGACGTTTGGCGCCGCTGCTGCGCTCGTCGCGACGATCATGCTGGAGCCACTTCCGCTCTACATCTGGAATGCATCGGCAAGCGTGCCTATCGGTCTCTACCGTTTACGGCCGAGGATGCGCTTCGATGTCACCGAGCTGGTCGCCGTTCAGCCGCCGGAGCCGCTTGCGACCTTTCTCGACCTGAACGGCTATCTGCCGATCGGTCTCCCCATGCTCAAACGCGTCTTGGCGCTTCCCGGCCAAACGGTCTGCAGAAGTGGGCTCACGATTTCGGTCGACGACATCGCCGTGGGCGAGGCGAGGGATCGCGACAGACGCGGCCGGCCGCTGCCGAAGTGGCAGGGCTGCCGCGTGGTCGGAGACGGCGAGCTCTTTCTCATGAACTGGCAGTCTCACGACTCTCTTGATGGCCGATATTTTGGATTCTTGCCGGCGTCGGCAGTGATCGGCCGTGCGCTGCCCCTGTGGACGTGGGAGGAGTGA
- a CDS encoding DUF2840 domain-containing protein, protein MSDLTEVEVLWLEKRIENRIQFGRIVKERKLDSHRRVLSFAPDSIFAFVRWTSNDFGTIISRIDILRAVAPGRRCSTVPHVTPGGEILLRLSGWPKVERVLQMIDAVEALGIDPADVAPDHWHHVHNRLSVNENPRPYTKARYQAWLHRQRVMR, encoded by the coding sequence ATGAGCGATCTCACCGAAGTGGAAGTGCTGTGGCTCGAGAAACGGATCGAAAACCGGATTCAGTTCGGCCGCATCGTCAAGGAACGGAAGCTCGATAGCCACCGGCGCGTCCTGTCATTTGCACCCGACAGCATCTTTGCCTTCGTCCGATGGACCTCCAATGACTTTGGAACCATCATTTCGCGGATCGACATCCTGCGTGCAGTCGCGCCGGGACGCCGCTGCTCGACCGTTCCTCATGTGACACCCGGCGGAGAGATTCTGCTGCGTCTGTCCGGCTGGCCGAAGGTCGAGCGCGTGCTGCAAATGATCGATGCCGTTGAGGCACTCGGCATCGATCCCGCTGATGTCGCGCCTGATCATTGGCATCACGTTCATAACCGTCTGTCCGTCAACGAAAACCCGCGTCCCTACACCAAGGCACGCTACCAGGCCTGGCTTCACCGTCAGAGGGTGATGCGATGA
- a CDS encoding IS110 family transposase has product MDFYAGLDVSLEATNICVVDGDGKVVREAKLETDPDAIELFLAEWGIHLKRVGLEAFSYSAWLFTALFEKGLPVICIETRHAKAARNAMLNKTDRNDAKGISQMMRTGWFRAVHVKSEGAQTLRALLVGRKALLGKVLDMENMIRGLLRPFGLKVGEISVGRFDGRVREIVAGKKQLEAIAAPLLDARKAMRLQLAKPHRLALAAARSDNAVRRMMTVPGVGALVALTFPATVDDPARFRKSTNVGAHFGLTPRRHQSGQTDRIGGISKCGDELTRAMLYEAAIAILTRIPKNFKLRLWGLRLARKKGLKRAATAVARALAVLLHKIWSSGTTFRFGAGGKRGRVAAAM; this is encoded by the coding sequence ATGGACTTCTATGCAGGGCTCGACGTGTCGCTGGAGGCGACCAATATTTGCGTGGTGGACGGCGACGGCAAGGTCGTCCGGGAAGCAAAACTCGAGACCGATCCGGACGCAATCGAGCTGTTTTTGGCGGAATGGGGCATCCACCTGAAGCGCGTCGGGCTGGAAGCGTTCTCGTACAGCGCCTGGCTGTTCACGGCGCTTTTCGAAAAGGGCCTCCCCGTGATCTGCATCGAAACCCGGCATGCCAAGGCGGCGCGGAACGCGATGCTGAACAAGACCGATCGCAACGACGCCAAAGGTATCTCCCAGATGATGCGGACCGGCTGGTTCCGGGCCGTCCATGTCAAGTCGGAGGGCGCGCAAACGCTGCGCGCGCTGCTGGTCGGACGCAAGGCGTTGCTGGGCAAGGTGCTCGACATGGAGAATATGATCCGCGGCCTGTTGCGCCCATTTGGCCTCAAGGTCGGCGAGATCTCGGTCGGCCGTTTTGATGGGCGCGTGCGCGAGATCGTGGCCGGAAAGAAGCAGCTGGAAGCGATTGCGGCGCCATTGTTGGACGCTCGCAAGGCGATGCGGCTGCAGCTGGCAAAACCGCACCGCCTGGCGCTGGCGGCAGCGCGCAGCGACAATGCAGTGCGGCGGATGATGACCGTGCCCGGTGTCGGCGCGCTGGTGGCGCTGACATTCCCCGCAACTGTCGACGATCCGGCCCGATTCAGGAAGTCGACCAACGTCGGCGCGCATTTTGGATTGACGCCACGGCGCCACCAATCCGGACAGACCGACCGGATCGGGGGCATCTCCAAATGCGGTGACGAGCTGACGCGGGCGATGCTGTATGAGGCCGCGATCGCGATTCTCACGCGCATTCCGAAGAACTTTAAGCTGCGGCTGTGGGGCCTGCGGCTCGCCAGGAAGAAGGGTCTGAAGCGCGCCGCGACGGCCGTGGCGCGTGCGCTCGCCGTGCTGCTGCACAAGATCTGGAGTAGTGGCACCACGTTCCGGTTTGGCGCCGGCGGCAAGCGCGGCCGGGTCGCTGCGGCGATGTAG
- a CDS encoding replication initiator protein A, with protein sequence MRRKQHSERDQLKLFRALPGDLAPRDAQDLMAYPFFSLAKTKRVMPMNFRAGTIAIRVEAVPEHGMATIWDADVLIWAASQIVEARDAGLKTSRLMAATPYEILTFVGRGTSARDYDRLKAGLDRLQSTTVMTSIRQPTERRRHRFSWINEWKETADANGRPFGIELILPDWFYAGVIDDALVLTIDRAYFDLTGGLERWLYRLLRKHGDRQDGGWSFDLVHLHAKSGTISPLKHFAYDVRQIVQRQTLPGYQLVLTRDPSGSERLNFTPTLLDPLTARLRRRGLIPNSEDNL encoded by the coding sequence ATGCGGCGCAAACAGCATTCCGAGCGCGACCAGCTGAAGCTCTTTCGAGCGCTGCCCGGCGATCTTGCACCGCGCGACGCGCAGGATCTGATGGCTTATCCTTTCTTCTCGCTAGCAAAAACAAAGCGCGTTATGCCGATGAATTTCCGTGCTGGAACGATAGCGATTCGTGTCGAAGCCGTGCCGGAACACGGCATGGCAACCATTTGGGATGCAGACGTTTTGATCTGGGCTGCATCCCAAATCGTCGAAGCGCGTGATGCCGGATTGAAGACGTCGCGCCTGATGGCTGCAACGCCGTACGAGATTTTGACGTTTGTCGGCCGCGGCACCAGCGCGCGTGACTATGACCGGCTGAAGGCCGGTCTCGACAGACTTCAGTCGACAACTGTGATGACGTCGATCCGTCAGCCGACAGAACGGCGACGACATCGCTTCTCCTGGATCAACGAGTGGAAGGAGACGGCCGATGCAAATGGCCGTCCATTTGGGATCGAGTTGATTCTGCCGGATTGGTTCTACGCGGGCGTAATCGATGACGCGCTCGTGCTGACGATCGATCGCGCCTATTTCGATCTTACGGGAGGACTTGAGCGCTGGCTTTATCGTCTTTTGCGCAAGCATGGCGACCGTCAGGACGGCGGCTGGAGTTTTGACCTTGTGCACCTGCATGCCAAGTCCGGCACCATCTCGCCGCTCAAGCACTTCGCTTACGACGTACGTCAGATCGTCCAGCGTCAGACATTGCCCGGCTATCAGCTCGTGCTCACACGCGATCCTAGCGGCTCCGAGCGGCTGAATTTCACGCCAACGCTTCTTGACCCCTTAACGGCACGCCTGCGCCGGCGCGGTCTCATTCCAAATTCGGAGGACAACCTGTGA
- a CDS encoding AlpA family transcriptional regulator, whose protein sequence is MSDSTAGLPPRFLRTPEAARYLGLSGRTLEKHRTYGTGPTYRKIGGRVVYALDDLKAWADLGAKTSTSDPGKGTVLPAKKHPVLRPYAGQERR, encoded by the coding sequence ATGTCCGATTCGACGGCCGGTTTACCTCCACGCTTCCTGCGGACACCGGAGGCTGCGCGTTACCTTGGCCTCTCCGGTCGCACGCTCGAGAAGCACCGCACGTATGGCACCGGGCCGACGTATCGGAAGATCGGCGGACGTGTCGTCTACGCCCTGGATGACCTGAAAGCATGGGCTGATCTCGGCGCCAAGACGTCGACGTCCGACCCCGGGAAAGGGACCGTGCTGCCGGCCAAGAAGCATCCGGTGCTGCGCCCGTATGCCGGCCAGGAACGTCGCTGA
- a CDS encoding DUF2285 domain-containing protein has product MTVASAADRSSASLPLLDLTAGQVRRAADGWHAVLRISAVDHRVWSKEPPVLGVSYAAKLPFDGDLEARAYAARRLWRAMNGRAPGPAFHKLSKQRRERLSAAIRALDARSAGGNYRTIAEALFGKKRIPERAWKTHDLRNRTVRLVKGGFALARGGYRKLLRPGRRDE; this is encoded by the coding sequence GTGACGGTTGCCTCGGCTGCCGATCGCAGTTCGGCGTCTTTGCCATTGCTCGACCTTACAGCCGGTCAGGTGCGCCGTGCCGCCGATGGCTGGCACGCTGTGCTGCGTATCAGCGCCGTGGATCACCGTGTCTGGTCCAAAGAACCGCCGGTGCTCGGCGTGTCATACGCAGCCAAATTGCCGTTTGACGGCGATTTGGAAGCTCGCGCGTATGCAGCCCGACGGTTGTGGCGCGCAATGAATGGACGCGCGCCAGGTCCTGCATTTCACAAACTATCTAAACAGCGGCGCGAACGACTGAGCGCCGCGATCCGTGCGCTCGATGCTCGCAGCGCCGGCGGTAACTATCGCACGATCGCCGAAGCGCTGTTTGGAAAAAAGCGCATCCCTGAACGCGCCTGGAAGACGCACGATTTGCGCAATCGAACGGTCCGCCTGGTGAAAGGCGGCTTCGCGTTGGCTCGCGGAGGTTACCGCAAACTTCTGCGGCCCGGCCGCAGGGACGAATAA
- a CDS encoding transcriptional regulator domain-containing protein has translation MPEFDWRSPDSYKSLQDAEITDIAWECLRRNADYRRDFEATIANSPDGQVTPEFRRRWGICFRP, from the coding sequence ATGCCTGAATTCGACTGGCGGTCGCCGGATTCCTACAAGAGCCTACAAGACGCCGAAATCACCGACATCGCCTGGGAATGTCTTCGCCGCAACGCGGACTATCGACGCGACTTTGAGGCGACGATCGCCAACAGTCCTGATGGCCAAGTGACACCAGAATTCAGGAGGAGGTGGGGCATCTGCTTTCGCCCATGA
- a CDS encoding DUF2285 domain-containing protein: MNRPPVDPEVADAAPNESAMTAYDEQHVVTYIRLLQAEGEGADWREVARVVLHMDPEQEPDRARSAYQSHLARAKWVTEQGRLLRGAS, from the coding sequence ATGAATAGACCGCCAGTTGACCCCGAGGTTGCAGATGCGGCGCCGAATGAATCGGCGATGACGGCCTATGACGAACAGCATGTCGTCACGTACATTCGCCTTCTGCAGGCGGAGGGCGAGGGCGCGGACTGGCGCGAAGTGGCTCGAGTGGTCTTGCACATGGACCCAGAGCAAGAGCCGGACCGTGCGCGGAGCGCATATCAGAGTCATTTAGCGCGCGCCAAATGGGTGACTGAGCAGGGGCGTCTCTTGCGTGGCGCGAGCTGA